A window of the Henckelia pumila isolate YLH828 chromosome 3, ASM3356847v2, whole genome shotgun sequence genome harbors these coding sequences:
- the LOC140889806 gene encoding uncharacterized protein, producing MDTRRRNIILIIMLHRMLLGNLLMVCVLARHYKNLAAKRRRVTHKREVSYNMTQRIQSQINHLHRITEIGDAQCVLNLRMNRNAFARLCYLLTNIGGLVESRYLKVEEKVAMFLSILAHHKKNRVTGHDYMRSGHTVSKQFHEVLGSILRLHPILLVKPLPIAADCSNETWKWFKGCLGALDGTYVSVNVPKIEQPKFITRKSTIAINVLAVCDHNMNFSYTLCGWEGSAADSRVLRDAITRNDGFKVPRGCYYLCDNGYANVEGFLTPYRRVRYHIDAWGNSAVGPQNYKEFFNYKHYRARNVIERAFGLLKKRWAVLRSPTYYPLKIQNRMIMACILLHNFIRTQMPNEVEEELEEAIVSPTHGTHDDYIDTLASSQAWDMWRDNLATSMYKMDS from the exons ATGGACACGCGACGTAGAAACATTATCCTCATCATAATGTTGCACCGTATGTTGTTGGGGAATCTGTTGATGGTATGTGTTTTAGCACGACACTACAAGAATTTAGCTGCCAAACGAAGACGTGTCACACATAAAAGAGAAGTGTCGTACAATATGACACAAAGAATACAATCACAAATTAACCATTTACACAGGATCACTGAAATTGGTGATGCACAgtgtgttttgaatttgagaaTGAATCGGAATGCATTCGCACGGTTGTGTTACTTGCTTACTAATATCGGAGGGCTGGTCGAATCTAGATACTTGAAAGTTGAGGAGAAGGTTGCAATGTTTCTATCCATATTAGCACATCATAAGAAAAACCGGGTTACTGGACATGATTACATGCGTAGTGGTCATACAGTAAGCAAACAATTTCACGAAGTTTTGGGTTCAATATTGAGACTTCATCCTATACTTCTTGTCAAGCCTCTTCCTATTGCTGCAGACTGTTCTAACGAAACTTGGAAATGGTTCAAG GGTTGTCTCGGAGCGTTGGATGGTACGTATGTTAGTGTGAATGTACCAAAAATTGAGCAGCCCAAATTCATAACAAGAAAGAGTACCATTGCCATAAATGTATTGGCAGTTTGTGATCATAATATGAACTTCAGTTACACACTTTGTGGTTGGGAGGGATCAGCAGCAGATTCGAGGGTCCTACGTGATGCTATAACAAGAAACGATGGTTTTAAAGTACCGAGAG GGTGCTATTATCTATGTGATAACGGTTATGCCAACGTGGAAGGATTCTTAACCCCATATAGAAGAGTACGCTATCACATAGATGCATGGGGAAATTCAGCTGTCGGGCCTCAGAATTACAAGGAGTTTTTCAACTACAAACATTATCGTGCACGTAATGTAATTGAGCGGGCATTTGGTCTGCTTAAAAAGAGATGGGCTGTTCTAAGATCACCAACTTATTATCCACTGAAAATTCAGAATAGAATGATAATGGCTTGTATTTTATTGCACAACTTCATCCGAACTCAAATGCCTAATGAAGTTGAAGAAGAACTGGAAGAAGCAATTGTCAGTCCTACACATGGAACACATGATGATTACATCGATACTTTGGCATCCTCTCAAGCTTGGGACATGTGGAGAGATAATTTAGCTACTTCGATGTACAAAATGGATTCATAA
- the LOC140886654 gene encoding transmembrane 9 superfamily member 12-like, which produces MALPLITRRKSLTALAYLVLLLEACNGFYLPGSYMHTYSTGDEIYAKVNSLTSIETELPFSYYSLPYCRPLGEIKKSAENLGELLMGDQIDNSPYRFQMNVNESVYLCTTPPLKEHEVKLLKQRSRDLYQVNMNLDNLPALRYTIQNGIKIPWTGFPVGYSPSDSNNDYLINHLKFTILIHEYEGAGVEIIGTGEEGLGVISEADKKKASGYEIVGFEVVYCSIKYDPEKMPKQMYENIAPVTCPRELDKFQIIREQEKVSFTYEVQFVKSNTRWPSRWDAYLKMEGARVHWFSIMNSLMVIFFLAGIVFVIFLRTVRRDLTRYEELDKEAQAQMNEELSGWKLVVGDVFREPNYSKLLCIMIGDGVQITGMAAVTIVFAALGFMSPASRGMLLTGMILLYLFLGIVAGYVGVRMWRTLKGTSEGWRSVSWLISCFFPGIVFVILTILNFILWGSNSTGAIPISLYFILLSLWFCISVPLTLLGGLLGTRAEPIQYPVRTNQIPREIPERKYPSWLLVLGAGTLPFGTLFIELFFILSSIWLGRFYYVFGFLLIVLLFLVIVCAEVSVVLTYMHLCVEDWTWWWKAFYASGSVSLYVFLYSIKYLVFDLQSLSGPVSATLYLGYSLIMAIAIMLATGTIGLLTSFYFVHYLFSSVKID; this is translated from the coding sequence ATGGCGCTGCCTTTGATTACAAGAAGGAAATCACTCACTGCTTTGGCATACTTGGTTCTCTTATTGGAAGCATGTAATGGTTTTTATCTACCTGGAAGCTATATGCATACATATTCAACAGGAGATGAAATTTACGCCAAAGTGAATTCATTGACCTCCATCGAAACTGAGCTTCCTTTTAGCTATTACAGTCTTCCTTATTGCCGACCACTCGGGGAAATCAAGAAAAGTGCTGAAAACCTTGGAGAATTGCTTATGGGAGATCAAATCGACAACTCTCCATACCGTTTCCAGATGAATGTCAATGAATCAGTGTACCTCTGCACCACTCCTCCGTTGAAGGAGCATGAGGTAAAGCTTTTGAAACAGAGATCTCGCGATCTCTATCAGGTGAACATGAATCTGGATAATTTACCTGCTTTAAGATATACCATCCAGAATGGGATTAAAATTCCATGGACTGGCTTCCCAGTTGGATACAGTCCTTCTGACAGTAATAATGATTATTTAATCAACCATCTCAAATTTACTATTTTAATTCACGAGTATGAAGGAGCTGGTGTGGAGATAATTGGTACTGGAGAAGAAGGTTTGGGTGTCATTTCAGAAGCTGATAAAAAAAAGGCATCTGGTTATGAGATTGTTGGTTTTGAAGTTGTCTATTGCAGCATAAAATACGATCCTGAGAAAATGCCTAAACAAATGTATGAAAACATAGCACCTGTAACCTGCCCACGGGAGCTAGACAAGTTCCAAATTATAAGGGAGCAAGAGAAAGTGTCATTTACGTACGAGGTTCAGTTTGTAAAGAGCAATACCAGGTGGCCATCTCGATGGGATGCTTATTTGAAGATGGAAGGTGCCCGGGTTCACTGGTTTTCAATTATGAATTCGTTGATGGTGATTTTCTTCTTAGCTGGAATTGTATTTGTCATCTTTCTGAGAACAGTGAGAAGGGATTTGACGAGGTATGAGGAATTGGACAAAGAAGCTCAGGCTCAGATGAATGAAGAGCTTTCTGGTTGGAAGCTTGTGGTTGGTGATGTCTTCAGAGAAccaaattattcaaaattaCTTTGTATAATGATCGGAGACGGAGTTCAAATTACTGGGATGGCAGCCGTCACAATTGTTTTTGCAGCTCTTGGTTTTATGTCACCAGCTTCAAGAGGAATGCTATTGACCGGGATGATATTGCTTTATCTATTCCTAGGAATTGTCGCTGGTTATGTTGGTGTTCGTATGTGGAGGACTCTGAAAGGAACATCTGAAGGATGGAGATCAGTTTCTTGGTTAATTTCATGTTTTTTTCCAGGAATCGTTTTCGTTATACTAACTATCTTGAATTTCATCCTTTGGGGCAGTAATAGCACAGGTGCTATCCCCATTTCATTATATTTCATACTGTTGTCACTTTGGTTTTGTATATCAGTGCCACTTACTCTCTTGGGAGGACTCTTAGGCACTCGTGCCGAGCCTATCCAATACCCTGTCCGAACTAATCAAATACCTAGAGAAATTCCTGAACGTAAATATCCCTCATGGCTTCTTGTTCTTGGAGCAGGCACCCTTCCTTTTGGGACCCTCTTTATCGAACTTTTCTTCATACTTTCTAGCATCTGGCTCGGAAGATTTTATTACGTATTTGGCTTCCTTCTTATTGTCCTCCTCTTCTTAGTCATCGTCTGTGCTGAAGTTTCGGTGGTTCTAACTTATATGCATCTGTGCGTTGAGGACTGGACATGGTGGTGGAAGGCATTCTATGCCTCGGGTTCAGTTTCTCTCTATGTGTTCTTGTACTCCATCAAGTACCTGGTCTTCGATCTCCAGAGCTTGAGTGGGCCAGTTTCTGCTACACTTTATCTTGGTTACTCTTTGATAATGGCTATTGCAATCATGCTTGCAACGGGCACGATTGGTCTCCTTACGTCGTTCTACTTTGTTCATTACCTTTTTTCCTCTGTGAAGATCGATTGA